One window of the Choristoneura fumiferana chromosome 18, NRCan_CFum_1, whole genome shotgun sequence genome contains the following:
- the LOC141438433 gene encoding uncharacterized protein isoform X1: MAVLFCFTFWILVASTHSVSSKLGFDESETTSIISNSSTTNDEDVEVKHTIVVSTKLRNNNRRGLHSNSDADAGTLTYDISHAANKDDSGEVPVVYGLKSVDTTQIRTPDTRFKPKVYPDSVFINRNIRDQDDHYPNAATNPMQWKPSSFFNNINWWNQDNGNQVYRARSDIPDNRSAVKFHRKITDDGMKEFYCRKCREFNGQGAKGCGQQRRNAWVYDTTTPRMKLDGKLAKLN, translated from the exons ATGGCTGTCCTCTTTTGCTTCACGTTTTGGA tatTAGTTGCATCAACTCACAGCGTTTCATCAAAACTGGGCTTTGATGAATCCGAAACAACTTCTATAATATCAAATTCGAGCACAACCAACGATGAAGACGTTGAAGTTAAACATACAATTGTAGTATCAACAAAACTTAGAAACAATAACAGAAGAGGACTTCATTCAAACAGTGATG CAGATGCAGGTACACTCACTTACGACATAAGTCATGCAGCAAACAAAGACGATAGCGGTGAAGTTCCAGTAGTATACGGCCTAAAGTCGGTAGATACCACACAAATAAGAACTCCTGACACTCGTTTCAAACCAAAAGTGTATCCCGACTCTGTGTTTATAAATAGAAACATTAGGGATCAAGACGACCACTACCCTAATGCGGCGACCAACCCAATGCAATGGAAACCTTCTAGTTTCTTTAACAACATCAACTGGTGGAACCAAGACAATGGAAACCAGGTTTACCGTGCCCGAAGTGACATACCCGATAATCGAAGTGCTGTTAAGTTCCACAGGAAGATCACAGATGACGGTATGAAAGAATTTTACTGTAGAAAGTGCAGGGAATTTAACGGGCAGGGAGCCAAAGGTTGTGGTCAACAACGACGGAACGCTTGGGTTTACGACACTACGACGCCAAGGATGAAGTTGGATGGAAAATTGGCCAAATTAAACTAG
- the LOC141438433 gene encoding uncharacterized protein isoform X2 — MAVLFCFTFWILVASTHSVSSKLGFDESETTSIISNSSTTNDEDVEVKHTIVVSTKLRNNNRRGLHSNSDDAGTLTYDISHAANKDDSGEVPVVYGLKSVDTTQIRTPDTRFKPKVYPDSVFINRNIRDQDDHYPNAATNPMQWKPSSFFNNINWWNQDNGNQVYRARSDIPDNRSAVKFHRKITDDGMKEFYCRKCREFNGQGAKGCGQQRRNAWVYDTTTPRMKLDGKLAKLN; from the exons ATGGCTGTCCTCTTTTGCTTCACGTTTTGGA tatTAGTTGCATCAACTCACAGCGTTTCATCAAAACTGGGCTTTGATGAATCCGAAACAACTTCTATAATATCAAATTCGAGCACAACCAACGATGAAGACGTTGAAGTTAAACATACAATTGTAGTATCAACAAAACTTAGAAACAATAACAGAAGAGGACTTCATTCAAACAGTGATG ATGCAGGTACACTCACTTACGACATAAGTCATGCAGCAAACAAAGACGATAGCGGTGAAGTTCCAGTAGTATACGGCCTAAAGTCGGTAGATACCACACAAATAAGAACTCCTGACACTCGTTTCAAACCAAAAGTGTATCCCGACTCTGTGTTTATAAATAGAAACATTAGGGATCAAGACGACCACTACCCTAATGCGGCGACCAACCCAATGCAATGGAAACCTTCTAGTTTCTTTAACAACATCAACTGGTGGAACCAAGACAATGGAAACCAGGTTTACCGTGCCCGAAGTGACATACCCGATAATCGAAGTGCTGTTAAGTTCCACAGGAAGATCACAGATGACGGTATGAAAGAATTTTACTGTAGAAAGTGCAGGGAATTTAACGGGCAGGGAGCCAAAGGTTGTGGTCAACAACGACGGAACGCTTGGGTTTACGACACTACGACGCCAAGGATGAAGTTGGATGGAAAATTGGCCAAATTAAACTAG